In Marinobacter sp. LQ44, the following are encoded in one genomic region:
- a CDS encoding SurA N-terminal domain-containing protein, translating to MLQDIRDNAQGTIAKVIIGLLIISLSIWGMDAIVGGFSGEPEVATVNGDSITEREFLRTVQLETQQRLMQMDSPDPSMLDEDQIRRDVLESLIQERVLTLDAQAQGLELSDADIDALITQMPQFQVDGQFNRDRFVATVRNVGMGVGEFRENLRKNYVVNQIRASIAQTGIVASENVAQLLRIQNQTRDFRVLTVSADSLSEQIKVTEEEIQSFYDDNADQFREPEQVHVAYITLSLGALADAIEISEEDLRGFYDERAEEYAREERRAAHILIEDGSDAEATIASIQERLEAGESFAELAEEFSADTVSARDGGDLGYAGRGVYDEAFENALFALEEGEVSGPVETSFGIHLIRLEGVRRSDVPSFESLRGELRDELARSRASERFAEVRAQLADAAYAADDLAGPAAELGLEVREVDGVTREGGAAPFDHAGLVRQLFSDDVLQGGFNTELIDVGDNASVVARVREYLEPRQRELADVRDDIAAMLEARKTRQALEARVDELMAALEAGEDPESLNAGDWQRFENQGRDGANLSRFVVQRAFAMPRPEEGNPSMAKAVGQREAAIILVDAVNEGAVDTDGAEYQQLRQFLAQLEGQREYMAYQQYLRNTAEVDRD from the coding sequence ATGCTTCAAGATATTCGGGATAACGCCCAGGGTACTATTGCAAAGGTTATTATCGGCCTTCTGATTATTTCTCTGTCAATCTGGGGGATGGACGCCATTGTTGGCGGTTTTTCCGGTGAGCCGGAAGTGGCCACTGTTAACGGAGACTCCATCACCGAGCGTGAGTTTTTGCGCACCGTGCAGCTGGAAACACAGCAGCGGCTCATGCAGATGGACAGCCCGGATCCCTCCATGCTGGATGAAGATCAGATCCGCCGGGATGTGCTGGAATCCCTGATCCAGGAGCGGGTACTGACCCTCGACGCCCAAGCCCAGGGTCTGGAGCTGTCGGATGCCGACATCGATGCGCTGATTACCCAGATGCCCCAGTTTCAGGTAGACGGCCAGTTTAACCGTGATCGGTTTGTGGCAACGGTACGCAATGTTGGCATGGGTGTGGGTGAATTCCGCGAGAACCTGCGGAAGAACTACGTGGTCAACCAGATTCGTGCGTCCATCGCGCAGACCGGTATTGTGGCCAGTGAAAACGTCGCACAACTGTTGCGTATCCAGAATCAGACCCGCGATTTCCGTGTGCTGACCGTTAGCGCAGACTCCCTGTCTGAGCAGATTAAGGTAACCGAGGAAGAGATTCAGTCGTTTTACGACGACAACGCCGATCAGTTCCGTGAGCCCGAGCAGGTGCACGTGGCTTACATTACGCTGTCGTTGGGCGCCCTGGCGGATGCGATCGAAATCTCCGAGGAAGACCTGCGGGGCTTCTACGATGAGCGGGCCGAAGAATACGCCCGTGAGGAGCGGCGCGCTGCCCATATCCTGATTGAAGACGGTAGCGATGCTGAGGCTACCATCGCGTCGATTCAGGAGCGTTTGGAGGCAGGTGAATCGTTTGCGGAACTGGCCGAGGAATTCTCCGCTGATACGGTTTCAGCCCGTGACGGTGGTGACCTGGGTTATGCTGGCCGAGGTGTCTACGATGAGGCTTTCGAGAACGCGCTCTTTGCCCTGGAAGAAGGTGAAGTGTCGGGCCCGGTTGAAACCAGCTTTGGTATCCACCTGATCCGGCTGGAGGGCGTGCGTCGTTCCGATGTTCCGTCGTTTGAGTCGTTGCGGGGTGAGTTGCGTGATGAACTGGCCCGCAGCCGCGCCAGTGAGCGTTTCGCTGAAGTACGTGCTCAGCTGGCGGATGCGGCCTACGCTGCGGACGATCTGGCGGGCCCGGCAGCCGAGCTTGGCCTGGAAGTGCGGGAAGTGGACGGGGTAACCCGGGAGGGTGGAGCCGCGCCTTTCGATCACGCCGGGCTGGTGCGTCAGCTGTTCTCTGATGATGTACTGCAGGGCGGTTTCAACACCGAGCTGATCGACGTTGGTGACAACGCGTCTGTGGTGGCTCGCGTCCGCGAATACTTGGAGCCTCGTCAGCGTGAGCTGGCCGACGTTCGTGACGACATTGCCGCCATGTTGGAAGCGCGCAAGACCCGGCAGGCGCTTGAGGCTCGGGTAGACGAGCTGATGGCAGCCCTGGAAGCGGGAGAAGATCCCGAATCGCTGAATGCCGGTGACTGGCAGCGCTTCGAGAACCAGGGGCGAGACGGCGCTAACCTGAGCCGCTTTGTGGTGCAGCGTGCCTTTGCCATGCCGCGCCCGGAGGAAGGTAATCCTTCGATGGCCAAAGCCGTGGGCCAGCGTGAGGCGGCGATTATTCTGGTTGATGCCGTAAACGAAGGTGCGGTGGATACAGATGGCGCTGAATACCAGCAGTTGCGTCAATTCCTGGCCCAGCTCGAGGGCCAGCGTGAGTACATGGCTTATCAGCAATACCTGAGAAACACCGCGGAGGTCGACAGGGATTGA
- a CDS encoding HU family DNA-binding protein has protein sequence MNKSELIDAIAESADISKAAAGRALDAMTNSITGALKKGDQVTLIGFGTFSVKERAARTGRNPQTGAEIKIPASKVPGFKAGKALKDAVK, from the coding sequence GTGAACAAGTCCGAACTTATCGATGCAATTGCAGAGTCCGCAGATATCTCCAAAGCTGCAGCTGGCCGTGCGCTGGATGCCATGACCAACTCCATCACTGGAGCACTGAAGAAAGGCGATCAGGTTACCCTGATCGGCTTCGGTACCTTTTCTGTGAAAGAGCGCGCTGCCCGTACCGGCCGCAACCCGCAGACTGGCGCTGAAATCAAGATTCCGGCCTCTAAAGTGCCTGGATTCAAAGCAGGCAAGGCCCTGAAAGACGCCGTTAAGTAA
- the pulA gene encoding pullulanase-type alpha-1,6-glucosidase, translated as MPDHKRLTGGIVLTLALALTGCNSGSSSDSPANGGNTGADGLLEPGANEALLYYKRPDASYDGWGLHLWNDAGAGCDGLADGVPTDWDTPRRADGISDTYGAYYRIPMREAGDCLYFILHKGDEKDLGGQDHRWHFGALGNRIFTVSGSQLLSSTPIETDGIAIAGASAHWVDRNTLVFRDTGNLPRVELRYDHNAGIAVSDSDTLSGGNVLELTPTTLPEASANKFPHLADWPAYEIIADSETIQSALKGQLVAAAYNSNDELVAATGVQIPGVLDDLFAYTGELGAVVEGSNVNFAVWAPTAQTLKLHVFDDNGTPLPGYPVQMTETNGVWSHSGSRTDLLEMYYQYEVSVYHPRTGEIETTLVSDPYALSLSANGQYAQVVDLGTDYKPSGWDSLTLPARSAPEDVVVYEVHVRDFSATDETVERTHRGKYKAFTAPSDGSVDSVAHLRALAEAGVTHLHLLPSFDIATVNESPNQVVDIQDDFSRLCELSEAAASEFSEYCTSGQTVRQVLEGFDPLTGDAQALYNTFRDLDSFNWGYDPVHFTVPEGSYATDAQGPQRIIEFRELVMAASELGLNVVLDVVYNHTNSSGLADNSVLDKLVPGYYHRQNPETGAVEQSTCCENTASEHAMMEKLMVDSLVTWAQHYKISGFRFDLMGHHMLSNMEKALAAVQAVDPDTYFYGEAWNFGEVANNARGVNAIQTNMAGTGIGSFNDRLRDAVRGGGPFDEGDAIRANQGFANGLFTYPNDRNTGSEDERNRLLQVSDWIRVGIAGSLADYPFETATDELKTAAEIDYNGQAAGYTADPQEIINYVSKHDNQTLWDNNQYKADYYASTQERAQMQVVGLAVPILSQGIPFLHMGSELLRSKSMERDSYDSGDWYNDVDFSFQASAWNRGLPRQDKDGSNWDLITEVITLAGSHADPTPATISYTRDQVLELLRVRKESPLFRLQTAEDIKNRLSFLNTGSQQIPGLIAFSLLDDGTAGLRELDDANNEIVVVINASNTTQTLNHTLDGDFSVRADTSPAQSAAADAGEFLVPGLSVAVFAR; from the coding sequence ATGCCTGACCATAAACGGCTCACGGGTGGCATAGTGCTGACCCTTGCGCTGGCTCTCACCGGCTGCAACTCCGGCAGTAGCAGCGACTCACCGGCCAACGGCGGAAACACTGGCGCTGACGGCCTGCTCGAACCCGGGGCCAACGAGGCCCTGCTCTATTACAAGCGACCAGATGCCAGCTATGACGGCTGGGGCCTGCACCTGTGGAACGACGCCGGCGCTGGCTGTGATGGCCTGGCCGATGGTGTGCCCACCGACTGGGACACCCCAAGACGGGCGGACGGCATCAGCGACACCTACGGCGCCTATTATCGGATACCCATGCGCGAGGCCGGGGACTGCCTCTACTTCATTCTCCATAAGGGTGATGAGAAAGATCTTGGCGGCCAGGACCACCGCTGGCACTTTGGTGCACTCGGCAACCGCATTTTCACCGTCAGCGGCAGCCAGCTGTTATCCAGTACACCGATCGAGACCGACGGTATTGCCATTGCCGGCGCCAGTGCCCATTGGGTTGATCGCAACACTCTGGTCTTCCGGGACACCGGAAATCTGCCACGGGTTGAACTTCGCTATGACCACAATGCAGGGATTGCCGTCAGCGACTCCGACACCCTGAGTGGTGGCAACGTACTGGAACTGACACCCACCACGTTACCTGAAGCCAGTGCAAACAAGTTCCCCCACCTGGCAGATTGGCCAGCCTACGAGATCATCGCTGACAGCGAAACCATCCAATCCGCGTTAAAAGGCCAACTGGTCGCCGCCGCCTACAACAGTAACGACGAGCTGGTAGCCGCCACTGGCGTGCAGATTCCGGGAGTTCTGGATGACCTGTTCGCCTACACCGGTGAACTGGGCGCCGTCGTTGAGGGAAGTAACGTCAACTTTGCCGTCTGGGCACCCACCGCTCAAACCCTAAAGCTTCATGTCTTTGATGACAATGGCACCCCGCTGCCCGGCTATCCGGTGCAGATGACCGAAACCAACGGCGTCTGGAGTCACTCCGGCAGCCGGACTGACCTGCTGGAGATGTACTATCAGTACGAAGTCTCCGTTTACCACCCCAGAACCGGCGAAATCGAAACCACCCTGGTATCCGACCCTTACGCCCTCAGCCTCTCGGCGAATGGCCAGTACGCCCAGGTGGTGGACCTTGGCACAGACTACAAGCCATCCGGATGGGACAGCCTTACACTTCCAGCGAGGTCAGCGCCGGAGGATGTCGTGGTGTATGAGGTGCACGTTCGCGACTTCAGCGCCACAGACGAAACCGTTGAGCGGACCCATCGAGGCAAATACAAGGCCTTTACAGCCCCTTCTGACGGCAGTGTCGACAGCGTCGCACACCTGAGGGCCCTGGCCGAGGCTGGCGTAACTCACCTGCACCTGTTGCCCTCCTTTGATATCGCCACCGTGAATGAGAGCCCGAACCAGGTGGTCGATATTCAGGACGATTTCAGCCGGCTGTGTGAGCTGTCTGAAGCAGCTGCCAGCGAGTTCTCTGAATACTGCACAAGCGGGCAAACGGTTCGCCAGGTTCTGGAAGGGTTTGACCCGCTCACCGGTGACGCCCAGGCTCTGTATAACACGTTCCGCGACCTGGACAGCTTCAACTGGGGGTATGACCCGGTTCACTTCACCGTGCCGGAAGGCAGCTATGCCACAGACGCCCAAGGCCCTCAACGCATTATCGAGTTCCGGGAACTGGTGATGGCGGCCTCCGAACTGGGCCTGAACGTGGTTCTGGACGTGGTCTACAACCACACCAATTCGTCCGGCCTTGCCGACAACTCGGTTCTGGACAAGCTGGTACCCGGCTATTACCACCGCCAGAATCCTGAAACCGGGGCCGTCGAACAGTCCACCTGCTGCGAGAATACCGCCTCTGAGCACGCCATGATGGAAAAGCTAATGGTGGATTCCCTCGTTACCTGGGCCCAGCACTACAAAATATCCGGGTTCCGGTTTGATCTGATGGGCCACCACATGCTGAGCAACATGGAGAAGGCCCTGGCCGCGGTGCAGGCGGTCGATCCGGACACCTATTTCTATGGTGAAGCCTGGAACTTCGGCGAGGTGGCCAACAACGCCAGAGGTGTAAACGCCATCCAGACCAACATGGCCGGAACCGGTATTGGCTCGTTCAACGATCGCCTGCGGGATGCCGTACGTGGCGGCGGGCCCTTCGATGAAGGTGATGCCATTCGGGCCAACCAGGGATTTGCCAATGGCCTGTTCACCTACCCCAATGATCGGAACACGGGCAGCGAAGATGAAAGAAACCGGTTACTGCAGGTCAGTGACTGGATTCGTGTGGGCATCGCCGGCAGCCTCGCAGACTACCCGTTCGAGACCGCCACAGACGAGCTGAAAACCGCTGCCGAAATCGACTACAACGGGCAGGCCGCCGGTTACACGGCAGATCCCCAGGAAATCATCAATTACGTTTCCAAGCACGACAACCAGACTCTCTGGGACAACAACCAGTACAAAGCCGACTACTACGCCAGCACCCAGGAGCGGGCGCAAATGCAGGTTGTTGGCCTGGCCGTTCCGATTCTCAGCCAGGGCATCCCGTTCCTGCATATGGGCTCTGAACTGCTGCGTTCCAAATCCATGGAACGGGACAGCTACGATTCCGGGGACTGGTACAACGACGTGGATTTCAGCTTCCAGGCTTCCGCCTGGAATCGCGGCCTGCCCCGCCAGGATAAGGATGGCTCTAACTGGGACCTGATCACCGAGGTCATCACCTTAGCTGGCAGTCACGCCGACCCCACTCCGGCGACGATCAGCTACACCAGGGATCAGGTGCTGGAGCTGCTCAGGGTGCGCAAGGAAAGCCCACTGTTCCGGCTTCAGACCGCCGAGGACATCAAGAACCGCCTCAGCTTCCTCAACACCGGCTCGCAGCAGATTCCGGGGCTGATCGCGTTCAGCCTGCTGGATGACGGTACCGCCGGTTTACGGGAGCTGGACGATGCCAATAACGAGATTGTGGTGGTGATCAACGCCAGCAACACCACCCAGACCCTGAACCACACCCTGGACGGGGATTTCTCCGTCAGGGCCGATACCTCCCCGGCCCAGTCTGCGGCTGCCGACGCTGGCGAGTTCCTGGTGCCCGGGCTCTCGGTTGCGGTATTTGCCCGCTGA